In one Ignavibacteria bacterium genomic region, the following are encoded:
- a CDS encoding type II toxin-antitoxin system RelE/ParE family toxin: MEHVRQIIYYKDYFSDFFEEQTEKVKGKIDYALFLVTVAKRIPQKFFRHIEGTDGLYEIRIEFQGNIYRIFCCFDEGKVVVLFNGFQKKSQKTPREEIDKALKIMNEYFTEKPKSKNL; this comes from the coding sequence TTGGAACACGTAAGACAAATCATTTATTACAAAGACTATTTTTCCGATTTCTTTGAGGAACAAACGGAAAAAGTAAAAGGGAAAATTGATTACGCACTCTTTCTTGTAACGGTCGCAAAACGGATTCCACAGAAATTTTTTCGCCACATTGAAGGAACGGATGGATTGTATGAAATACGCATCGAGTTTCAAGGAAACATATACAGAATATTCTGTTGCTTCGATGAAGGAAAAGTTGTTGTGCTGTTCAATGGATTTCAAAAGAAAAGCCAGAAGACCCCACGAGAAGAAATAGACAAAGCGTTAAAAATAATGAACGAGTATTTTACCGAAAAACCTAAAAGTAAAAATTTATGA
- a CDS encoding ABC-F family ATP-binding cassette domain-containing protein — MISLQNISIQFGGEYLFEDVSFYINANARIGLVGANGAGKTTLFKILVGKQEADSGVVQKAKYVSIGYLQQETEHLEGRSLLEEAESAFDDVKKIENDLEEIHSQLLHTSHESEEFNDLIELQGEFQHKLESLDAFRIRSKTEKVLMGLGFSVDDFGRDCNEFSGGWQMRISLAKLLLKNPSLLLLDEPTNHLDIESLEWLENYLRSYEGAIMLISHDRTFLDNMTKRTLAIVNGNVEEYAGNYSFYEKESVLRKELLLSAFKNQQQQIKQTEQFIERFRYKATKARQVQSRIKQLEKIDVIELEDEESAIHFHFPSPLPSGKVVMELKNVSKQYDDNLVLSNLNFTVERGDRIAFVGVNGAGKSTLSKIIAGVEKISSGEKIIGYNVTISYFAQHQADELDGNKSVYESAAEISVGESRTRLQTLLGSFLFRGDDVEKKVHVLSGGEKSRLALARMLLSPANLLVMDEPTNHLDMRSKKILQEALQKFDGTYIIVSHDRHFLDTIVNRVVEVKNHSVKTYVGNVSEYLAKKKEEVEAEKKVESSQKSVVGGQNKKRIEAEERQRISKFTKPLKEKLLKLEKEIVEKEKRKSECETLMSDTNFYSNGEQVKSISAEYKKLTEDLSWLYVDWEKLTEEIERVVKANSNQSE; from the coding sequence GTGATTTCACTCCAAAATATTTCTATTCAATTCGGCGGCGAATATTTATTTGAAGACGTTTCATTTTATATCAACGCAAACGCTCGCATTGGTCTCGTCGGTGCAAACGGCGCGGGAAAAACGACGCTGTTCAAAATTCTCGTCGGCAAACAAGAAGCGGATTCCGGCGTCGTGCAAAAAGCGAAATACGTTTCCATCGGTTATTTGCAGCAGGAAACCGAACATCTCGAGGGAAGAAGTTTGCTCGAAGAAGCGGAATCGGCATTCGATGATGTAAAAAAAATCGAAAACGATTTGGAAGAAATTCATTCGCAACTGTTACACACTTCGCACGAAAGCGAAGAGTTCAACGATTTGATTGAGTTGCAGGGAGAGTTTCAACACAAACTCGAATCGCTCGACGCATTTCGCATTCGCTCGAAAACGGAAAAAGTATTGATGGGACTTGGTTTTTCCGTTGATGATTTCGGGAGAGATTGCAACGAGTTCAGCGGCGGTTGGCAAATGCGAATTTCTCTTGCAAAACTTCTGCTGAAAAATCCTTCGCTTCTTCTTCTTGACGAACCGACGAATCATCTCGATATCGAATCACTTGAATGGTTGGAAAATTATTTGCGCTCGTACGAAGGCGCAATTATGCTGATTTCTCACGACAGAACGTTTCTCGACAATATGACGAAGCGAACGCTTGCCATTGTGAACGGAAACGTCGAAGAATACGCGGGCAATTATTCTTTCTATGAAAAAGAATCGGTGTTGAGAAAAGAATTATTGCTCTCCGCTTTTAAAAATCAACAGCAACAAATAAAGCAAACGGAGCAATTCATCGAGCGATTTCGGTACAAAGCAACCAAAGCGCGACAAGTGCAAAGCCGCATCAAGCAGTTGGAGAAAATTGACGTGATTGAACTTGAAGATGAAGAAAGCGCGATTCATTTTCATTTTCCTTCTCCGCTGCCATCGGGAAAAGTGGTGATGGAGTTGAAAAATGTTTCCAAACAATATGATGACAATCTCGTTCTCTCGAATTTAAATTTCACCGTTGAACGCGGCGACAGAATTGCGTTTGTCGGCGTGAATGGCGCGGGGAAATCTACGCTTTCAAAAATTATTGCCGGCGTTGAAAAAATTTCTTCGGGAGAAAAAATAATAGGTTACAACGTTACGATTTCGTATTTCGCGCAACATCAAGCGGATGAATTGGATGGAAATAAATCCGTGTACGAAAGCGCAGCAGAGATTTCCGTCGGTGAATCGAGAACGCGATTGCAAACGTTGCTCGGAAGTTTTCTTTTTCGCGGCGATGATGTGGAGAAAAAAGTTCATGTGCTGAGCGGCGGAGAAAAAAGTCGTTTGGCGTTGGCGCGAATGTTGCTTTCACCCGCGAATTTATTGGTGATGGACGAACCGACGAACCATCTCGATATGCGTTCAAAAAAAATATTGCAAGAAGCGTTGCAAAAATTTGACGGAACGTACATCATCGTTTCGCACGATAGGCATTTTCTCGATACGATTGTCAATAGAGTTGTCGAAGTGAAAAATCATTCTGTTAAAACATACGTTGGAAATGTTTCGGAATATCTTGCGAAGAAAAAAGAAGAAGTTGAAGCGGAGAAAAAAGTAGAAAGTAGTCAGAAGTCAGTAGTTGGTGGACAGAATAAAAAAAGGATTGAAGCGGAAGAACGACAACGCATTTCCAAATTCACAAAACCGCTCAAAGAAAAATTATTGAAACTCGAAAAAGAAATTGTAGAAAAAGAAAAACGTAAAAGCGAATGTGAAACGTTGATGAGCGATACCAATTTTTATTCTAATGGTGAACAAGTAAAATCCATTTCAGCAGAATACAAAAAACTCACCGAAGATTTGAGTTGGCTCTATGTTGATTGGGAAAAATTGACGGAAGAAATTGAGAGAGTTGTGAAAGCGAATTCTAACCAGTCCGAATAA
- a CDS encoding RNA methyltransferase — MNSLSQQQLKHTRQLLQKKFRVERQQFLVEGFHCVEEALQSDWNVDMLIGTENSYANNSAKHIHLLSKQKKIPLVEISTQEIEKLSDTQTTQGIFAVVDKKKNWQLAEYVHAPHTLIVAFDAVSDPGNLGAMLRTCDWFGVDVVLLGKNCVELFNPKVLRASMGAVFHLPIVEERNLAVELQEFQLQHFSIFSTVANGNRSFYEIPPTLRNAKSVLVFGNEAHGISSELEQRSDGVFSIPKFGKAESLNVASALSAVLAIWKMK; from the coding sequence ATGAATTCCCTTTCGCAGCAACAACTCAAACACACGCGTCAACTTTTGCAAAAAAAATTCCGCGTTGAACGGCAACAATTTCTTGTCGAAGGATTTCATTGCGTCGAAGAAGCGTTACAAAGCGATTGGAACGTGGATATGCTCATCGGAACAGAGAATAGTTATGCCAACAATTCAGCAAAACACATTCACCTTCTTTCCAAACAAAAAAAAATCCCGCTTGTGGAAATTTCCACACAGGAAATAGAAAAACTTTCCGACACACAAACCACGCAAGGCATATTCGCTGTTGTTGACAAAAAAAAGAATTGGCAATTAGCGGAATACGTACACGCACCACATACGCTCATCGTTGCCTTTGATGCGGTTTCGGATCCGGGAAATCTCGGAGCAATGCTTCGCACGTGCGATTGGTTTGGCGTTGATGTTGTTCTTCTCGGAAAAAATTGTGTTGAACTTTTCAACCCGAAAGTTCTTCGCGCATCTATGGGAGCGGTATTTCACCTGCCGATTGTTGAAGAAAGAAACTTGGCTGTAGAATTGCAGGAATTCCAACTTCAACATTTCAGTATTTTTTCAACAGTGGCAAACGGAAATAGAAGTTTCTACGAAATCCCTCCAACACTACGCAATGCAAAATCCGTATTGGTGTTTGGAAATGAAGCCCACGGCATTTCTTCCGAACTCGAACAACGTTCCGATGGTGTTTTTTCTATCCCGAAATTCGGCAAAGCAGAATCATTGAATGTCGCTTCTGCATTAAGCGCAGTGTTGGCAATCTGGAAAATGAAATAA
- a CDS encoding CDGSH iron-sulfur domain-containing protein gives MATKLTIKSNGSIKVEGEFELFDDKGNTFDIAGRTRISLCRCGLSKTKPFCDSSHRDGNFQAESIAFALPPPAPKP, from the coding sequence ATGGCTACAAAATTAACTATAAAATCCAACGGAAGTATCAAAGTCGAAGGCGAGTTTGAACTCTTCGACGACAAAGGAAATACATTCGATATTGCAGGGCGAACACGCATTTCTCTTTGCCGCTGTGGATTAAGCAAAACAAAACCATTCTGCGACAGTTCTCATCGCGATGGAAATTTTCAAGCGGAAAGCATTGCGTTTGCTCTTCCTCCGCCAGCGCCAAAACCGTAA
- a CDS encoding alpha/beta fold hydrolase: MDRMQANINNITIAYNEYGNGDPLIFVHGFPFSSAMWESQAKYFSQQFRVISYDIRGHGESEVGDGQFFLEDFVEDFFSLLDVLRCEKVIAVGLSMGGYILLRAYEKTPERFRALVLCDTKSEADSNDVKLKRAIQAKEVKTHGVRYFADGFLNAVFAKRTFFDLSDEFENTNAVETIRGIILQTSPISIAGTLLALASRTDTTHVLSSITIPTLLLVGENDVLTPPSTMQAMKEIIPHATLNILSNAGHLSNMENANAYNTALEQFLLSLNKQSS; encoded by the coding sequence ATGGATAGAATGCAAGCGAACATCAACAACATCACCATCGCTTACAACGAATACGGAAACGGCGACCCGCTCATTTTCGTACACGGATTTCCCTTTTCTTCTGCAATGTGGGAATCGCAAGCGAAATATTTTTCCCAACAGTTTCGCGTGATTTCATACGATATTCGCGGACACGGCGAAAGCGAAGTTGGCGACGGACAATTTTTTCTTGAAGATTTCGTCGAAGATTTTTTTTCGCTGCTGGATGTTCTTCGCTGTGAAAAAGTAATTGCCGTTGGTCTTTCTATGGGAGGATATATTCTATTGCGCGCGTATGAAAAAACACCCGAACGATTTCGCGCGCTCGTGCTTTGCGATACGAAAAGCGAAGCGGATTCCAACGACGTGAAACTTAAACGCGCAATACAGGCAAAAGAAGTGAAAACGCACGGAGTACGGTATTTTGCAGATGGTTTTTTGAACGCGGTTTTTGCCAAACGAACCTTTTTCGATTTATCCGACGAATTCGAAAATACAAATGCCGTGGAAACTATACGCGGGATAATTCTGCAGACTTCACCGATTTCCATTGCGGGAACATTACTTGCGCTTGCTTCGCGAACCGATACAACACACGTGCTTTCTTCGATTACTATACCTACGCTCCTTCTCGTTGGCGAAAATGATGTTCTTACTCCCCCCTCAACAATGCAAGCAATGAAAGAAATCATTCCTCACGCAACATTGAACATACTCTCGAATGCAGGACATCTCAGCAATATGGAAAACGCAAATGCATATAACACCGCACTCGAACAATTTTTACTTTCATTGAACAAACAATCGTCGTGA
- the arsM gene encoding arsenite methyltransferase: MENVKEVIKDKYGKIATASSQTSCCSTTTSCCDSPQFNVVMAEHYDTEKLDTLEIANLNLGCGIPTEYADIREGMTVLDLGSGAGIDVFIASKYVGETGFVIGIDMTEEMLARARDNARKLNIRNVEFRFGEIEHMPVDANSVDRIISNCVLNLVPEKEQAFSEMYRVLKKGGAFIVSDIVTEGYFPESLQRDAELWAGCVAGAMNKNDYISLFKQVGFRHVEILKEKKYSEVSTNEYALLSITAKGVK; this comes from the coding sequence ATGGAAAACGTAAAAGAAGTTATCAAAGACAAATACGGAAAAATTGCAACCGCATCATCGCAAACATCGTGCTGCTCAACAACAACAAGTTGTTGCGATTCTCCACAATTCAATGTGGTAATGGCGGAACATTACGATACAGAAAAACTGGATACGCTGGAAATTGCAAATCTCAATCTTGGTTGCGGGATACCAACGGAATACGCCGATATTCGCGAAGGAATGACCGTTCTCGATTTGGGTTCCGGCGCAGGCATTGATGTTTTTATCGCATCGAAATATGTTGGCGAAACCGGATTCGTCATCGGAATTGATATGACGGAAGAAATGCTTGCGCGCGCGCGAGATAACGCACGCAAACTGAATATTCGCAACGTAGAATTTCGTTTCGGAGAAATTGAACACATGCCCGTGGACGCAAATTCCGTGGACAGAATAATCAGTAACTGCGTCTTAAATCTTGTTCCCGAAAAAGAACAAGCATTTTCGGAAATGTATCGCGTGCTGAAAAAGGGCGGCGCATTCATTGTTTCCGATATTGTTACCGAAGGATATTTTCCCGAATCTTTACAACGCGACGCAGAACTGTGGGCAGGATGTGTTGCGGGGGCGATGAATAAAAACGATTACATTTCGCTGTTCAAACAAGTGGGATTTCGGCACGTGGAAATCCTCAAAGAAAAAAAATATTCGGAAGTGTCCACCAATGAATATGCGTTGCTGAGCATTACGGCAAAAGGAGTGAAGTGA
- a CDS encoding helix-turn-helix transcriptional regulator, which produces MNTKNKKRKTITTFDEHLDKRYGKIGTRKRTDFEIKAKAFAIGEVIKEERRLAEMTQEQLAERTGTRKSFISRIENGHSDIQLSTLYKLFELGLGRKISLTIQ; this is translated from the coding sequence ATGAATACCAAAAATAAAAAACGCAAAACCATTACCACATTTGACGAACATCTTGACAAACGCTATGGAAAAATTGGAACGCGAAAACGCACAGACTTTGAAATTAAAGCGAAAGCGTTTGCCATTGGCGAAGTAATTAAAGAAGAGCGACGGCTTGCAGAAATGACGCAAGAGCAATTAGCAGAACGAACCGGAACAAGAAAAAGTTTTATCTCAAGAATTGAAAACGGACATAGCGATATTCAACTTTCAACGCTTTACAAACTTTTTGAACTTGGTTTAGGAAGAAAAATTTCGCTGACGATACAATAA
- a CDS encoding leucyl aminopeptidase produces the protein MKLTPTKSTLKQIKSNAVVFFISEEQKSIAKQIEIFPKQVKNLAEKISSLENFKGKDGDVCKVFTNNAIATPQLLLIGVGKKEKFSVEMLRRATATGLNKAKILKAKKVSVDFSSAAKLLQLPAEEITQAIVEGAMLSQYKFDKYFSEKKEKEKITEVILFDASDEVVKKIKSGISVAKIICEGTILARDLENAPSNEIYPETLADVAKKSSEQFGFDCEIWDKAKIEEEKFGGLLAVSSGSVKDPRFIILKYNGTLNAETQPIIFVGKGVTFDSGGISIKPSANMAEMKMDMSGAAAAIGTLQTIARLKLPVNVIGLIPATENMPSGSAVKPGDVVTHRGGKTSEVDNTDAEGRLILADALAYASQFKPRAVIDLATLTGACVVALGHVATGMMGNDDDVMNKLKVAGEKTYERVWQLPMYDEYEKLIKSDVADVKNVGGRWAGTITAAFFLKKFIGDYKWVHLDIAGTAILEDNQPYAPKGGSGVGVRLLTEFAKSWK, from the coding sequence ATGAAACTTACACCAACCAAATCCACACTAAAACAAATCAAATCTAATGCAGTTGTTTTCTTCATTTCTGAAGAACAAAAATCAATAGCGAAACAAATAGAAATATTTCCGAAGCAAGTAAAAAATCTTGCAGAGAAAATTTCTTCACTCGAAAATTTTAAAGGAAAAGACGGAGATGTATGCAAAGTGTTCACGAACAATGCAATTGCTACTCCTCAATTACTTCTCATAGGTGTTGGAAAGAAAGAAAAATTTTCCGTCGAAATGTTACGTCGGGCAACAGCAACGGGATTAAACAAAGCGAAGATATTGAAAGCTAAAAAAGTTTCGGTCGATTTTTCTTCTGCAGCAAAATTGTTACAGCTTCCCGCAGAAGAAATTACACAAGCAATTGTTGAGGGTGCAATGCTTTCGCAATATAAGTTCGATAAATATTTTTCAGAGAAGAAAGAGAAAGAAAAAATTACCGAAGTAATATTATTCGATGCATCGGATGAAGTAGTAAAGAAAATAAAATCGGGAATTTCCGTTGCAAAAATAATTTGTGAAGGAACAATTCTCGCTCGCGATTTGGAAAATGCTCCATCGAATGAAATTTATCCTGAAACGCTTGCTGATGTTGCAAAAAAATCTTCGGAGCAGTTCGGTTTTGATTGCGAAATATGGGACAAAGCAAAAATCGAAGAAGAAAAATTCGGCGGTTTACTTGCTGTGAGTTCAGGCAGTGTGAAAGATCCGCGTTTCATAATTTTAAAATACAACGGAACGCTAAACGCAGAAACGCAGCCAATAATTTTTGTCGGCAAAGGCGTTACGTTTGATAGCGGTGGAATTTCAATAAAGCCATCCGCAAATATGGCGGAAATGAAAATGGATATGAGCGGCGCAGCAGCAGCGATTGGAACATTGCAAACTATCGCACGACTTAAACTTCCGGTGAACGTCATTGGATTAATTCCTGCAACAGAGAATATGCCGAGTGGAAGCGCTGTAAAGCCCGGCGATGTTGTTACACATCGCGGAGGAAAAACTTCTGAAGTGGACAACACTGATGCGGAAGGACGATTGATTCTTGCCGATGCGCTTGCTTATGCTTCACAATTTAAGCCGAGAGCGGTGATTGATTTAGCAACGTTGACCGGCGCGTGTGTTGTTGCGCTTGGACATGTTGCAACGGGAATGATGGGCAACGACGACGACGTAATGAACAAACTAAAAGTCGCTGGAGAAAAAACTTATGAGCGCGTTTGGCAACTCCCAATGTATGATGAATATGAGAAACTCATTAAGAGTGACGTTGCCGATGTAAAAAATGTCGGCGGACGTTGGGCGGGAACAATTACAGCGGCATTCTTCCTGAAAAAATTTATCGGCGATTACAAATGGGTTCATCTCGATATTGCTGGAACGGCAATTCTCGAAGACAATCAACCGTACGCGCCGAAAGGTGGGAGCGGAGTTGGTGTGCGGCTGTTGACGGAATTTGCGAAGAGTTGGAAGTGA
- a CDS encoding DUF4921 family protein: MQHENFYITMQDGTVKQVNPFTGAEVWSVPGRGSKPITNGVPTTSKKMDVHTPEDYCSFCSARYFETPPEKARMIVQDGNYLSIKHLSAQEYFSTEALFRRTPNLFEIVTLDYWKKNFDYRMNDELLQWRDAYIKNGLGKNHLLNILNYKLKQTGKTDDEIVAIPSDEKLQLADAFFGGGHDLIIAGRHFVHNAEFDHQLFSSGEMTPEEHYHYFTFTIDAMRDIIANNRYVRYISVFQNWLRPAGASFDHLHKQLVALDEWGSSLQHQTKMVREDPNVFNEFGVNFAAHHNLVFAENEFALAFVGIGHRFPTIEVYSRSVAGNPFDQTSEEVRGVSDLVHSIHAALGSQISCNEEWYYTPFDSIYKMPWHVLIKLRVNIPAGFEGGTGIYLNPMTPPELRDKIVPRMYKLRDEGKVTGYRVAEECSVVPNPLKYYLR; encoded by the coding sequence ATGCAACACGAAAATTTTTACATAACAATGCAGGACGGGACGGTGAAACAAGTCAATCCGTTCACCGGCGCAGAAGTGTGGTCTGTCCCCGGACGTGGAAGCAAACCGATTACCAACGGCGTTCCAACAACTTCAAAAAAAATGGACGTTCACACGCCCGAAGATTATTGCAGTTTTTGTTCAGCGCGATATTTTGAAACTCCGCCAGAAAAAGCGCGGATGATTGTGCAAGACGGAAATTATCTTTCCATCAAACACCTTTCGGCGCAGGAATATTTTTCAACTGAAGCATTGTTCCGCCGCACACCAAATTTATTTGAAATCGTTACGCTCGATTATTGGAAAAAGAATTTTGATTATCGGATGAATGATGAACTGCTGCAATGGCGCGATGCATACATCAAAAACGGATTGGGAAAAAATCATTTGCTGAACATTCTCAATTACAAATTGAAACAAACGGGAAAGACCGATGACGAAATTGTTGCAATTCCAAGCGATGAAAAATTACAACTCGCTGATGCGTTCTTCGGCGGCGGACACGATTTGATTATTGCGGGAAGGCATTTCGTTCACAATGCGGAATTTGACCATCAACTTTTTTCGTCGGGAGAAATGACGCCGGAAGAACATTATCATTACTTCACGTTCACGATTGATGCGATGCGCGATATTATTGCAAACAATCGCTACGTGCGGTATATCAGCGTGTTTCAAAACTGGCTTCGTCCCGCGGGCGCATCGTTCGACCATTTGCACAAACAACTTGTCGCACTCGATGAATGGGGCTCTTCGCTGCAGCATCAAACAAAAATGGTGCGCGAAGACCCGAACGTTTTTAACGAGTTCGGAGTGAACTTTGCTGCGCATCATAATTTAGTCTTTGCAGAAAACGAATTCGCTCTTGCGTTCGTGGGCATTGGTCACCGTTTTCCGACAATTGAAGTGTACTCGCGTTCCGTTGCGGGAAATCCATTCGACCAAACTTCCGAAGAGGTCCGCGGCGTTAGTGATTTGGTTCATTCTATTCACGCCGCGCTGGGAAGTCAAATTTCCTGTAATGAAGAATGGTATTACACGCCGTTCGATTCGATTTACAAAATGCCGTGGCACGTGTTGATAAAATTGCGCGTCAATATTCCCGCAGGTTTTGAAGGAGGAACAGGAATTTATTTGAATCCGATGACGCCGCCCGAACTTCGCGACAAAATTGTTCCGCGAATGTATAAACTCCGCGACGAAGGAAAAGTTACCGGCTATCGTGTTGCCGAAGAATGCAGCGTTGTCCCGAACCCGTTAAAATATTACTTGAGGTAA
- the ispE gene encoding 4-(cytidine 5'-diphospho)-2-C-methyl-D-erythritol kinase, with the protein MLNPKTSVLLKAYAKINLGLRVLRKRRDGFHDIETVFHRIKLYDEIELTAQDKGISFSGGGIELIPEGSANLCVQAALLFQQETNTHHGVDIKLKKIIPVGAGLGGGSSDAATVLLALSELWKIHVPFLKLREMALQLGSDVPYFLLDGTAYATGRGEVLEYFPLAVPYWIVVLFPNEQIFTKWAYQHVTPKEGYAKSIKEILLEGINDMEYLRDNLDNDFEEPVFEQFPFIKELRKGFYLSGAEYVSLSGSGSCLFGFYKEEKVAKFFQREMVNKEQFLTYVTPPNFGTM; encoded by the coding sequence ATCCTAAATCCTAAAACCTCTGTGCTCCTTAAAGCATACGCAAAAATCAATCTCGGACTTCGTGTGTTGCGAAAACGCCGCGATGGTTTTCACGACATCGAAACGGTTTTTCATCGCATCAAACTCTACGATGAAATTGAGCTCACCGCGCAAGACAAAGGAATTTCGTTTTCCGGAGGAGGAATCGAACTTATTCCCGAAGGTTCTGCAAATCTTTGTGTGCAAGCCGCGTTGTTATTCCAACAAGAAACAAACACTCATCACGGCGTTGATATTAAACTCAAAAAAATAATTCCCGTCGGCGCTGGACTTGGCGGCGGAAGTTCCGATGCGGCAACAGTTCTTCTCGCGCTTTCCGAATTGTGGAAAATTCATGTTCCATTTTTGAAACTTCGTGAAATGGCTTTGCAACTCGGCTCCGATGTTCCCTATTTTTTACTCGATGGAACTGCGTATGCTACCGGTCGCGGCGAAGTGCTGGAATATTTTCCGTTAGCTGTTCCGTATTGGATTGTCGTGTTGTTTCCCAACGAACAAATTTTTACGAAGTGGGCGTATCAACACGTTACGCCGAAAGAAGGTTATGCAAAATCCATCAAAGAAATTTTGCTCGAAGGAATAAACGATATGGAATATCTGCGCGACAACTTGGATAATGATTTTGAAGAACCGGTGTTTGAACAATTTCCGTTTATCAAAGAATTGCGTAAAGGATTTTATTTATCAGGCGCAGAATATGTTTCACTTTCCGGAAGCGGTTCGTGTTTGTTTGGATTTTACAAAGAAGAAAAAGTTGCAAAATTTTTCCAACGCGAAATGGTGAACAAAGAGCAATTTCTTACCTACGTTACTCCGCCAAATTTTGGTACGATGTAA